In Sciurus carolinensis chromosome 17, mSciCar1.2, whole genome shotgun sequence, one genomic interval encodes:
- the LOC124968977 gene encoding LOW QUALITY PROTEIN: vomeronasal type-2 receptor 116-like (The sequence of the model RefSeq protein was modified relative to this genomic sequence to represent the inferred CDS: substituted 1 base at 1 genomic stop codon), translated as MNQDSEISRISFLLQPKTDVRATSWFWKNYQYVLAFYFAIQEVNKDSHLLPKLTLGFQVYNAFSSDQFTLWSTLHWLSGKMEPLPNYNCQKQTKSAAVIAGTTSAFSAEIGTLLELYKIPQVTYGPFDPMLSDEDQFPSLYQMAPKDSSLAQGMVSLLLHFGWTWVALFISDDLKGEQFLRDLKAELVKNGICVALTEKLPDTKTMYGPSDITFMSRIRVSSANVHILHGEAGSLITVDLAAEFFLTTGKVWIMAAKXDIVTSEMNHMLHSFHGSFSFSPHKGEIPGFQHFLKTVYPSQYPEDFYIPKLWLHLFHCSPAGSLCGKIYNCPENASFEIVSGVIDMLTMSDSSYFIYNAVYALAHVLHNMLIQKSEMGSSEDTDHPRLLPWQLHLFLKKIQFTNSAGDHISLDEKSSRMAHYDIHNAVNFPAGLGLLVKVGEFVSKSPLGQGLVITEEMIEWPIGFTETPRSVCSQSCGSGFWKVPQEGRPVCCFACVFCPEGHISNHTGTGQCVPCPTHEYPNSERTRCLPKMVTFLAYQDPLGMALAYTALCLSVLTAAVLGVFVRHQHTPIVKANNRTLSYILLISLTFCFLCSLLFIGRPNTATCTLQPIAFGLVFTVAVSTVLAKTLTVILAFKVTAPGRRMRRLLVSGAPNFIIPSCSLIQLTLCGVWLGTSPPFVDSDAHSDHGHIIIICNKGSVTAFYCGLGYLGSLALGTFTVAFLARNLPDTFNEAKFLTFSMLLFCSVWLTFLPVPHSTKGKVMVAVEVFFILASSAGLLACIFAPRCYIILISPEENSKYFMRK; from the exons CTGGTTTTGGAAGAACTACCAGTATGTGCTGGCTTTCTACTTTGCCATCCAGGAGGTCAACAAGGACTCTCACTTGCTCCCCAAACTGACCTTGGGTTTCCAAGTCTACAATGCCTTTTCCAGTGACCAATTCACCTTGTGGAGCACTCTGCATTGGCTGTCTGGAAAAATGGAGCCTCTTCCTAATTACAACTGCCAGAAACAGACCAAGTCTGCTGCTGTCATTGCAGGAACCACATCAGCATTCTCAGCTGAGATTGGAACCCTTCTGGAGCTCTACAAGATCCCACAG GTCACATATGGACCTTTTGATCCCATGCTAAGTGATGAAGACCAGTTTCCATCGCTCTATCAGATGGCCCCCAAGGACAGCTCTCTGGCCCAGGGAATGGTCTCCCTACTGCTGCATTTTGGCTGGACCTGGGTGGCACTCTTCATATCTGATGATTTGAAGGGAGAGCAGTTCCTGAGGGATTTGAAAGCAGAGCTGGTAAAGAACGGTATCTGTGTGGCCTTAACAGAAAAGCTCCCTGACACTAAGACAATGTATGGACCCAGTGACATCACCTTCATGAGTAGGATCAGAGTCTCCTCTGCAAATGTGCACATACTCCACGGTGAAGCAGGGAGCCTCATCACCGTGGACCTTGCAGCAGAATTCTTCTTAACCACAGGGAAGGTGTGGATCATGGCAGCAAAGTGAGATATCGTCACGTCAGAAATGAACCACATGCTGCACTCTTTCCATGGAAGTTTCTCATTCTCGCCTCACAAGGGGGAGATCCCTGGCTTCCAACACTTTCTCAAGACAGTTTACCCTTCCCAGTACCCTGAAGACTTTTACATCCCAAAATTGTGGTTGCACCTTTTTCATTGTTCACCTGCTGGCTCACTATGTGGAAAAATTTATAATTGTCCTGAAAATGCATCCTTCGAGATTGTGTCAGGAGTGATTGACATGTTGACCATGTCTGACTCCAGCTACTTCATCTATAATGCTGTGTATGCACTGGCCCATGTCCTCCATAACATGCTtattcagaaatctgaaatgggaTCTTCAGAAGACACTGATCACCCTAGGCTTCTTCCCTGGCAG CTACATCTGTTTTTGAAGAAAATCCAGTTTacaaacagtgctggggaccACATCTCCCTAGATGAGAAGAGCAGCCGCATGGCCCACTATGATATCCACAATGCTGTGAATTTCCCTGCAGGGCTTGGGCTGCTGGTTAAAGTCGGAGAGTTTGTCTCCAAGAGTCCACTTGGTCAAGGCTTGGTAATCACGGAAGAGATGATAGAATGGCCCATTGGATTCACAGAG ACTCCTCGATCTGTGTGCAGCCAGAGCTGTGGTTCAGGATTCTGGAAAGTCCCCCAGGAAGGAAGGCCTGTCTGCTGCTTTGCTTGTGTGTTTTGCCCAGAGGGACACATTTCCAACCACACAG GTACAGGGCAGTGTGTCCCATGCCCCACACATGAGTACCCTAACAGTGAGAGGACTCGCTGCCTCCCCAAGATGGTGACCTTCCTGGCTTATCAAGATCCCCTGGGCATGGCGCTGGCCTACACGGCTCTCTGCCTCTCTGTACTCACAGCTGCTGTTCTTGGGGTCTTCGTGAGGCACCAACACACTCCCATAGTCAAGGCCAACAACCGGACTCTCAGCTACATCCTGCTCATCTCCCTCACATTCTGtttcctctgctccctcctcttcATTGGCCGTCCCAACACAGCCACCTGCACCCTCCAGCCAATAGCATTTGGACTGGTATTCACTGTTGCAGTTTCCACTGTCTTGGCCAAAACTCTCACTGTGATCCTGGCTTTCAAGGTCACTGCCCCAGGGAGAAGGATGAGGCGGTTGCTGGTGTCAGGGGCACCTAACTTCATCATTCCCAGCTGCTCCCTGATCCAGCTGACTCTCTGTGGAGTCTGGCTGGGCACCTCTCCTCCCTTTGTGGACTCAGACGCACACTCTGATCATGGCCACATCATCATCATCTGCAACAAGGGCTCGGTCACTGCCTTCTATTGTGGCCTGGGATACCTGGGCTCCCTGGCTCTGGGGACCTTCACGGTGGCCTTCCTGGCCAGGAACCTACCTGACACCTTCAATGAAGCCAAGTTCCTGACCTTCAGCATGCTGCTGTTCTGCAGTGTCTGGCTCACCTTCCTCCCTGTGCCCCACAGTACCAAGGGCAAGGTCATGGTGGCCGTGGAGGTCTTCTTCATCCTGGCCTCCAGTGCTGGGCTCCTGGCCTGCATCTTTGCCCCCAGGTGCTACATTATTCTCATAAGTCCTGAGGAGAACT